The following proteins come from a genomic window of Nostoc sp. ATCC 53789:
- a CDS encoding aconitase/3-isopropylmalate dehydratase large subunit family protein → MSQENKVLHLGDDINTDDIIPANRATNDDLDSLKHYALEHVIGAGELLKYDLIEAGENFGCGSSREIAPIALQAAGITKIRARSFAEIFYRNSINIGLSLEILGEKQENPVVDAIAAAGGLMSFNQLRRQGQITIPGSLTPPRPMTLVEKLLAKASRNSYVQPGEVVFAQVDLALSHDAVAGPVAKTFYKQYGEGTKLWDSQKVVLVADHFIQINDIRADDKAYLMYEQMIEFAKFQGCHLFDVVSPGEATGICHVLLPEKGFVRPGMIIAGTDSHTCTYGALGAFSTGVGTTDMANIYATGDMWIRVPPTLVFELSGTLPPKISAKDIILFILGQIGCAGATSKVMEFRGSILTQLPFDERLTLANMAVECGAICGLIVPDEVTREYLKNRVSEEFQEIIGDADAEYERVYQFDLSSLEPQVARPPKPDQVVAISQLENIPITKAFIGSCTGGKLYDLAQAAEVLNGRQLADGVNLFIVPATIEIREQAQELGYLDIFEQAGAQILKTGCGACINSGFGVLAKEETGIYATNRNFKGRSGDPTGKNYLASPRTVAISAVNGKISDRFD, encoded by the coding sequence ATGAGTCAAGAAAATAAAGTTTTACACCTTGGAGATGATATCAATACCGATGATATTATTCCTGCCAATCGAGCTACAAATGATGACTTAGATAGCTTAAAACATTATGCTTTAGAACATGTGATTGGAGCAGGTGAACTGCTAAAATATGATCTGATTGAAGCAGGAGAAAATTTCGGCTGTGGTTCCAGTCGAGAAATTGCTCCTATTGCCCTCCAAGCTGCTGGAATTACAAAGATTCGGGCGCGATCGTTCGCCGAAATTTTTTATCGTAATAGCATCAATATTGGACTTTCTCTAGAAATTTTAGGGGAGAAACAGGAGAATCCTGTCGTTGATGCGATCGCAGCAGCAGGTGGGTTAATGTCTTTTAATCAGCTGCGTCGTCAGGGTCAGATTACCATTCCTGGCAGCCTGACCCCGCCAAGACCCATGACTTTAGTAGAAAAACTTTTGGCCAAAGCCTCTAGAAATTCCTACGTCCAGCCTGGAGAAGTGGTTTTTGCTCAGGTCGATTTAGCATTATCCCATGATGCTGTAGCCGGGCCTGTAGCTAAAACATTCTATAAACAGTATGGAGAAGGAACAAAGTTATGGGACTCCCAAAAGGTAGTCTTAGTAGCAGATCACTTCATCCAAATCAACGACATCCGTGCTGATGACAAAGCATATCTGATGTACGAACAGATGATTGAATTTGCTAAATTCCAAGGATGCCACTTATTTGATGTGGTTTCCCCAGGTGAAGCAACAGGCATCTGTCACGTTTTACTCCCAGAAAAAGGGTTTGTCCGACCAGGGATGATAATTGCCGGTACAGATTCTCATACCTGCACATACGGGGCATTGGGAGCCTTTTCCACAGGGGTGGGAACAACAGATATGGCTAATATCTATGCCACAGGAGATATGTGGATTCGTGTTCCTCCAACCCTAGTATTTGAGTTATCTGGAACCTTACCTCCTAAAATCAGTGCCAAAGATATTATCCTGTTTATTTTGGGACAAATCGGCTGTGCTGGTGCTACCAGTAAAGTAATGGAGTTTAGAGGGTCAATCCTCACACAACTACCTTTTGATGAACGGTTGACTTTAGCCAATATGGCCGTGGAGTGTGGTGCAATCTGTGGGTTGATTGTTCCTGATGAAGTAACCCGTGAGTATCTAAAAAACCGAGTTTCAGAAGAATTTCAAGAGATTATCGGCGATGCTGATGCTGAGTACGAAAGGGTTTATCAATTTGACCTCAGCAGTTTAGAACCACAAGTTGCACGTCCCCCAAAACCAGATCAAGTAGTTGCCATTAGTCAGTTAGAAAACATTCCGATTACCAAAGCCTTTATTGGCTCTTGTACTGGAGGAAAACTCTATGACTTAGCTCAAGCAGCCGAAGTTTTAAACGGTCGCCAACTAGCAGACGGTGTAAACTTGTTTATTGTACCTGCAACCATTGAAATTAGAGAACAAGCTCAAGAATTGGGCTATCTCGACATTTTTGAACAAGCAGGGGCACAAATTCTCAAGACAGGTTGTGGGGCTTGTATCAATTCTGGATTTGGGGTTTTGGCGAAAGAAGAAACAGGTATTTATGCAACCAATCGCAATTTTAAAGGACGCAGTGGCGATCCAACGGGCAAAAATTATCTAGCCTCACCAAGAACAGTAGCTATCTCTGCTGTAAATGGAAAAATTAGCGATCGCTTTGATTAA
- the leuB gene encoding 3-isopropylmalate dehydrogenase: MESLSKASYRIVAIPGEGIGPEVVEASLKILQHVAKIQGFSLQVDYGWLGATAFEQLGSYFPQATAELCDGADGIVFGAVSQGGLLELRKHFDFFCNLRPILSVNSLVHKSSLRPEKIQGLDILIVRELVSGIYFGPSGRSCDEQGNYGYHTMRYYDEEIRRIAHKALEKAQSRRGLLTVAHKENALPHLPWTRLVQEEARQFPGVVVEPMLVDNLAMQMVLNPQRFDVILAGNLFGDILSDIGGALVGSIGLLGSASLNANGFGLYEAIHGTAPDIAGLGIANPLGTLGACVLMLQQWGEVQAAQHIIAAQDRILAKGYRTADLFTQGEEILVNTATLVDLLLEELSVVQHSQLGVLHESRK; encoded by the coding sequence ATGGAGTCTTTAAGTAAAGCATCTTATCGAATTGTTGCCATTCCTGGAGAAGGGATTGGGCCAGAAGTAGTGGAAGCTTCCTTAAAAATTCTGCAACACGTTGCTAAAATTCAAGGATTTAGCTTACAGGTAGACTATGGTTGGCTCGGCGCAACTGCCTTTGAACAACTGGGTAGTTACTTCCCTCAAGCCACCGCCGAACTGTGCGATGGAGCCGATGGGATTGTATTTGGTGCAGTTAGTCAAGGCGGATTGCTGGAACTCCGAAAGCACTTCGACTTCTTTTGCAATCTTCGTCCAATCCTCAGCGTTAACAGTCTTGTGCATAAATCTAGTCTTCGACCAGAGAAAATTCAAGGACTTGATATTCTCATCGTTCGAGAACTAGTCAGTGGAATCTATTTTGGCCCATCTGGACGCTCTTGCGATGAACAAGGAAATTATGGATACCATACAATGCGCTATTACGATGAAGAGATTCGTCGAATTGCTCACAAAGCATTAGAAAAAGCGCAATCTCGCCGAGGATTACTAACCGTAGCTCATAAAGAAAACGCTTTACCTCATTTGCCTTGGACTCGTCTAGTTCAAGAAGAAGCTAGACAATTTCCCGGCGTTGTTGTTGAGCCAATGTTGGTAGATAACTTAGCCATGCAAATGGTTTTAAATCCCCAACGCTTTGATGTCATTTTGGCTGGTAATTTGTTTGGAGATATTCTCAGTGATATTGGCGGTGCATTAGTTGGTTCAATTGGCTTATTAGGATCGGCAAGTCTTAATGCTAATGGATTTGGTTTGTACGAGGCCATTCATGGTACGGCTCCAGATATTGCAGGCTTAGGAATTGCTAATCCTCTCGGAACCTTGGGAGCCTGTGTTTTAATGCTTCAGCAATGGGGAGAAGTGCAAGCTGCCCAACATATTATTGCAGCGCAAGACCGAATTTTAGCTAAGGGATACCGGACAGCTGATTTGTTTACCCAAGGAGAAGAAATTTTAGTTAACACTGCAACCTTAGTTGACCTTTTACTTGAAGAACTTTCAGTTGTGCAACATTCTCAATTAGGAGTGCTTCATGAGTCAAGAAAATAA
- a CDS encoding patatin-like phospholipase family protein — protein MTNQIYSQSVLTFDGQDDYIDFGKNDFAGVFAQGSSAFTISGWVNPHKLTDKATTYGTRNVFFARSSDRYSDNFEFGISESGNLDVYIDENVEKFIKPFGNGELTVGQWHFFAIVFNKGQVSIYLDENEYFGYFTGDSLNKATSSVTLGATLHNNIYFTGQLANISVWNYPCPPVEIQRHRYQPLVGNEQGLIAYWALNEGQGTSVKDQTGNGHDGKLRGDPSWDVAQLPFGITQSSSESETQDQIASSPDGEQPEETVVVDEESQLIAQVIPTEVTAIAEDDLRQLSVEVPPVVETDIPTEKTTKGKKGAKRQTEKSANIQTNQPKGQKSETAQTVAVNIQQQEQPQTLTQERSPKTMNTKANSKYKILAIDGGGIRGIIPTMILAEIEKRTQKPIFSLFDLISGTSSGGILALGLTKPRLDLEATDTSPTAQYSAEDLLQIYIEYGAEIFYEPFWEKVLGQIEDIFVQPKYSSEGREEIIKQYFGDSPLENNLKEVFVTSYDIEQRIPIFFTNKLEKQQTESKKFRKLCAGFTLADAALATSATPTYFAPYRVSSSHNTNGFYTLVDGGVVANNPANLAILEAQISRQETKQALNIEDILLVSLGTGSLTSVYAYDEVKQWGLLQWAKPLLNIVLDGGSEVVAGELERLFEATNKGSKASYYRFQTFLKSELEAIDNAKLENVRQLQTLGSILIQEKSQQIDELCSILTS, from the coding sequence GTGACAAACCAGATATATAGCCAATCAGTACTAACATTTGATGGTCAAGATGATTACATAGATTTTGGCAAAAACGATTTTGCTGGTGTTTTTGCTCAAGGAAGTTCAGCCTTTACGATTTCAGGATGGGTGAATCCTCACAAACTAACAGATAAAGCCACCACTTATGGAACGCGCAACGTTTTTTTCGCTCGTTCTTCAGATCGATATAGTGATAATTTTGAGTTTGGCATCAGTGAATCAGGGAACCTAGATGTATACATTGACGAGAATGTTGAAAAATTTATCAAACCCTTTGGTAATGGAGAATTAACTGTCGGACAATGGCACTTTTTTGCTATTGTTTTTAATAAGGGTCAAGTAAGTATATACCTTGACGAAAATGAGTACTTTGGCTACTTCACAGGTGACTCTTTAAACAAAGCAACGAGTTCTGTGACTCTGGGCGCGACTTTACACAACAACATATATTTCACCGGTCAATTAGCTAACATTAGCGTCTGGAATTACCCTTGTCCCCCAGTGGAAATCCAGAGGCATCGCTATCAGCCTTTAGTTGGCAATGAACAGGGATTAATCGCTTATTGGGCATTAAACGAAGGGCAAGGGACAAGTGTAAAAGACCAAACTGGAAATGGCCATGATGGAAAATTGCGTGGCGATCCCAGTTGGGATGTTGCACAACTTCCCTTTGGAATTACACAATCATCCAGCGAGAGTGAGACACAAGACCAGATAGCAAGTAGTCCTGATGGGGAACAACCAGAGGAAACTGTGGTAGTGGATGAGGAAAGCCAGTTGATTGCACAAGTTATCCCCACTGAAGTAACTGCGATCGCTGAAGATGATTTGCGGCAACTATCCGTTGAGGTTCCTCCGGTTGTAGAAACTGACATCCCCACAGAGAAAACAACGAAGGGAAAAAAAGGGGCAAAAAGACAGACCGAAAAATCTGCAAATATTCAAACTAACCAGCCAAAGGGACAGAAATCAGAAACAGCCCAAACAGTTGCAGTCAATATCCAACAACAGGAACAACCACAAACATTAACTCAGGAGCGATCGCCAAAAACTATGAATACTAAAGCCAATTCCAAATATAAAATCCTTGCCATTGACGGAGGCGGTATTCGGGGCATTATCCCCACCATGATCTTGGCAGAAATTGAAAAGCGGACACAAAAGCCGATTTTTAGTTTGTTCGATTTAATTTCTGGTACTTCTAGCGGCGGAATTCTGGCACTCGGATTAACTAAACCCCGATTAGATTTAGAGGCCACTGATACCTCACCCACCGCCCAATATAGTGCTGAGGATCTCCTGCAAATATATATTGAGTATGGGGCTGAGATATTTTACGAGCCATTCTGGGAAAAAGTACTCGGTCAAATAGAGGATATATTCGTTCAACCAAAATATTCTTCCGAAGGAAGAGAAGAAATTATTAAGCAATATTTTGGTGATAGTCCTCTAGAAAATAATCTCAAAGAAGTATTTGTAACTAGCTACGATATCGAGCAGCGAATTCCGATATTCTTTACTAACAAACTGGAAAAACAACAGACAGAATCGAAAAAGTTTCGTAAGTTATGTGCAGGTTTTACCCTCGCAGATGCGGCATTAGCAACTAGTGCAACTCCAACTTATTTCGCTCCCTATCGCGTTTCTAGCTCCCATAATACCAACGGATTTTATACTTTAGTCGATGGTGGAGTAGTTGCTAATAATCCAGCTAATTTGGCTATTTTAGAAGCACAAATCAGTAGACAAGAAACCAAACAAGCCCTGAATATAGAGGATATCTTATTAGTATCCTTGGGTACTGGTTCCTTGACCAGTGTCTACGCTTATGATGAAGTCAAACAATGGGGACTATTACAATGGGCAAAACCACTGTTAAATATTGTACTGGATGGTGGGAGCGAAGTAGTAGCTGGAGAATTAGAACGGTTATTTGAGGCTACTAATAAAGGGAGTAAAGCTTCTTATTATCGATTCCAAACATTCTTAAAAAGCGAACTTGAAGCAATAGATAATGCCAAACTAGAAAATGTCCGACAGTTACAAACTTTAGGTAGCATACTGATTCAAGAAAAAAGTCAACAAATCGATGAGTTGTGTAGTATTTTAACAAGCTAA
- a CDS encoding cation diffusion facilitator family transporter, producing MSVRTVRSYAFLSIGAAVVTIALKFGAYLLTGSIGLLSDAIESCVNLAAALIALWAVTYAAKPADAEHTFGHSKAEYFSSGAEGALIIVAAISIGVEAWGRLLHPEAIAQVGLGLALSMLATAVNGGVAFVLLKAGRRLRSITLRADAHHLFTDVWTSGGVIVGIFLVQVTGWLVLDPIIALLVAVNIVWTGFSLLRESFFGLLDTALPIEEIETIRVILSKYERQGIQFHAMRSRIAGTRRFISFHVLVPGVWTVQQGHDLCEAIELSIIQALPKSSITTHLEPLEDPVSWDDQELERTSNQ from the coding sequence ATGAGTGTTCGAACAGTACGCTCCTACGCTTTCCTATCAATTGGGGCAGCAGTTGTTACTATTGCTTTGAAGTTTGGGGCTTATCTGCTAACCGGATCGATAGGGTTGCTTTCCGATGCAATTGAATCGTGTGTGAATCTGGCGGCAGCATTGATAGCACTGTGGGCAGTAACTTATGCTGCCAAACCAGCCGATGCAGAACACACCTTTGGGCATTCTAAAGCGGAATATTTTTCCAGTGGAGCAGAAGGTGCATTGATTATAGTTGCAGCAATCAGTATTGGAGTTGAAGCCTGGGGAAGATTACTGCACCCAGAAGCGATCGCTCAAGTGGGATTGGGTTTGGCTCTATCGATGTTGGCAACAGCAGTCAATGGAGGAGTTGCTTTTGTCTTGCTAAAAGCGGGACGACGTTTGCGTTCGATTACACTGCGAGCTGATGCTCACCACCTATTTACTGATGTCTGGACTTCGGGTGGTGTGATAGTGGGAATCTTTTTAGTTCAGGTAACAGGCTGGCTAGTACTTGACCCAATCATCGCTTTGTTGGTAGCAGTCAATATTGTCTGGACAGGATTTAGTTTGCTACGAGAAAGCTTTTTTGGATTACTGGATACTGCCTTGCCTATTGAAGAAATAGAGACAATCCGGGTTATTCTCAGTAAATATGAACGCCAAGGTATCCAGTTCCATGCAATGCGTTCTCGGATTGCTGGAACACGTCGGTTTATTTCCTTTCATGTTTTAGTACCTGGAGTATGGACAGTGCAGCAAGGACATGATTTATGCGAAGCAATTGAGTTGAGCATCATTCAAGCATTGCCAAAAAGCAGCATCACAACTCATCTGGAACCATTAGAAGACCCTGTATCTTGGGACGATCAGGAATTGGAGCGGACTAGTAACCAATGA
- a CDS encoding glycoside hydrolase family 31 protein, whose amino-acid sequence MPQYFGQLHTTEAPWSILGAVQAIQQNERHILLLCGDPCLIVSVLAPNLIRVRMAPSGEFLSRRSWAVTLADEEWPTVPFEVREKPETIEIETEQLSIVVSRNPCRIQCFDSAGQPFAQDTDLGMGWRAGEVAGWKRIESDEHFYGFGEPTGLLDQRSKVRTNWASDAIDYGIMTDSMYQAIPFFIALRPGLGYGLFFNTTYWSRFDLGAQQPGVWQMETQGSELDYYIIYGPEPAKIIQTYTQLTGRMPLPPRWSLGYHQCRWSYESQDIVGKLADEFRQRRIPCDVIHLDIDYMNSYRVFTWSPKRFADPQKLIQNLKQDGFKVVTIVDPGVKYEPEADYKVFDEGLKNNYFIRKTNGQLFHGYVWPDKAVFPDYLRPEVRDWWGNWQKSLTDIGVAGIWNDMNEPALDDRPFGDPGNKISFPLDAPQGPIEEITTHKEVHNLYGLMMAQASYQGAKISRPTERSFILTRSGYAGIQRWSAIWTGDNQSLWEHLEMSIPMLCNLGLSGIPFVGSDIGGFAGNATAELYARWMQLGMLYPLMRGHSALTTAQHEPWVFGDRIEKICREYIDLRYQLLPYIYSLFWLAATTGAPILRPLLYDFPNDPKTFSLADQVMLGPSLLAAPIYRPGVEHRAVYLPEGCWYDWWSGEEFTGPAHILAYAPLEKMPLYVRAGSIIAIAPVMQYVDEHPINQMRLRIWKGVGEFTLYEDDGHTFEYKTGAFCTTTYHVYSEQQTTIVEISAREGEFSPITRETIVELVGVGEQSFLDNGTAHRLEFST is encoded by the coding sequence ATGCCACAATACTTTGGACAACTGCACACAACTGAAGCGCCTTGGTCAATCCTTGGAGCAGTACAAGCAATACAACAGAATGAGCGCCATATCCTATTGCTGTGCGGCGACCCCTGTCTAATAGTTAGTGTGCTAGCACCAAACTTAATTCGGGTACGGATGGCCCCAAGTGGTGAATTTCTCTCTAGGCGATCGTGGGCAGTGACACTTGCGGATGAAGAATGGCCTACTGTGCCGTTTGAAGTGCGGGAAAAACCAGAGACTATAGAAATTGAAACTGAGCAATTGTCTATTGTCGTGTCCCGCAATCCGTGTCGTATCCAGTGCTTTGACTCAGCAGGACAGCCTTTTGCACAAGATACAGATTTAGGGATGGGGTGGCGGGCAGGGGAGGTTGCTGGGTGGAAACGGATTGAATCTGACGAACATTTCTATGGTTTTGGTGAACCAACTGGTTTACTAGATCAGCGATCAAAAGTGAGAACCAACTGGGCATCAGATGCGATCGATTACGGCATCATGACAGACAGTATGTATCAGGCAATTCCCTTTTTCATCGCCTTGCGTCCTGGATTGGGATACGGACTTTTTTTTAATACTACTTATTGGAGCCGATTTGATCTGGGCGCACAGCAGCCTGGAGTCTGGCAGATGGAAACTCAAGGGAGTGAACTAGATTACTACATTATTTATGGGCCTGAACCTGCGAAAATTATCCAGACTTATACGCAGTTAACTGGACGGATGCCTTTGCCACCTCGATGGTCATTAGGTTATCACCAATGTCGCTGGAGTTACGAGTCACAAGATATAGTAGGCAAACTAGCTGATGAATTTCGTCAGCGTCGCATTCCCTGTGATGTTATTCATTTAGATATTGACTATATGAATAGCTATAGGGTTTTTACCTGGAGTCCCAAGCGATTTGCTGACCCTCAAAAATTAATCCAAAATCTCAAACAAGATGGATTTAAAGTAGTGACGATTGTTGATCCGGGAGTCAAATACGAGCCAGAAGCAGATTACAAAGTCTTTGACGAGGGATTAAAAAACAACTATTTCATCCGAAAAACTAATGGTCAATTGTTCCACGGCTATGTTTGGCCAGACAAGGCCGTCTTTCCTGATTACCTACGTCCTGAAGTTAGAGATTGGTGGGGAAATTGGCAAAAAAGTTTAACTGATATTGGTGTTGCCGGCATCTGGAACGATATGAATGAACCCGCACTGGATGACCGTCCATTCGGCGACCCTGGTAACAAAATTTCCTTTCCCCTTGATGCACCACAGGGGCCAATTGAGGAAATAACCACCCACAAAGAAGTTCACAATCTTTATGGGCTAATGATGGCACAGGCATCTTATCAAGGAGCGAAAATATCTCGTCCGACTGAACGCTCTTTTATATTGACACGCTCTGGATATGCCGGCATTCAACGCTGGTCAGCTATCTGGACAGGAGACAATCAATCTCTGTGGGAACACTTGGAAATGTCCATACCAATGCTTTGTAACCTGGGTCTATCGGGCATTCCCTTTGTTGGTAGTGATATTGGGGGGTTTGCGGGGAATGCTACGGCTGAACTATATGCGCGTTGGATGCAACTAGGAATGCTTTACCCCTTGATGCGTGGGCATTCTGCATTAACTACTGCACAGCATGAGCCTTGGGTATTTGGCGATCGCATCGAAAAAATTTGCCGCGAGTATATTGACCTCCGTTATCAACTACTACCTTATATTTACAGTCTTTTTTGGTTAGCTGCAACTACTGGCGCACCAATTCTTCGCCCACTTCTGTATGATTTCCCCAATGACCCAAAAACCTTTTCTCTTGCCGATCAAGTAATGCTTGGCCCCTCGTTACTAGCAGCACCTATTTACCGTCCAGGCGTTGAACATCGTGCTGTGTACTTGCCTGAAGGTTGTTGGTACGATTGGTGGAGTGGAGAGGAATTTACAGGGCCAGCTCACATTCTTGCTTATGCACCACTGGAGAAAATGCCGTTATATGTTCGTGCTGGCTCCATTATTGCGATCGCACCAGTAATGCAATATGTAGATGAACATCCCATAAATCAAATGAGACTGCGGATTTGGAAGGGTGTTGGTGAGTTTACCCTTTATGAAGATGATGGTCATACTTTTGAGTACAAAACAGGAGCCTTTTGCACCACAACTTACCATGTTTATTCCGAGCAGCAAACAACCATTGTTGAGATTTCAGCCAGAGAAGGTGAGTTCTCACCTATAACACGTGAAACCATTGTGGAATTAGTCGGCGTTGGTGAACAGAGTTTTTTAGATAATGGTACTGCACATCGGTTGGAATTTTCTACTTAA